TGTATCAAAACGTCATGTTCGAGGTTGTTTTTCTGCACATGCAAGTCATGGTGTTACACACATGATGCTTTTATTTAGAGCATTCTTTCAATATGGCTATTGATACTTTCAATCATTATGTGTAGGCCTATATGTAAGTGATAgttttttaacacacacacacaatctgtttctgtttctgttagaAAACAATTTCAGTCATGGTTCTGCTAACCAAAACTTAAACAAACAGAGAGTTCGCCATGTCCCGTTGTTTACTcgtataaaaaacaaaacctacAGAAAAGGTACAGTTTAGTTCAGAAGCATAGATACATTTAACAACCGATTTTTGTGGAGTCAAGTTTCACTCGGCTATGGTCATCGTCGGATCAACTATGATGAAAAGTACATTTCAAAGCATAAGCAGTCTACAAGttcacgaagaagaagaagaagaagaagaagaagaagaagaagaagaagaagaagaagaagaagaagaagaagaagaagaagaagaagaagataagaaaagaagaaaatgaacaaaatgtggTAATAGTAATAACACGCCCCACAgcaaacaacccccccccccccccccctgttcttTTTTCTAGCAACAACAGCGCATTGATAAAGTGCTTCTTCTACAGCAGAGCTTACAATGGTACACGATGGACACAAGTAATACGAAGTTGGAGAGGAATAGGATTAATGTTGCCTTTGTTTAACTCAAAGATCGTAGTAAATAAGGAAGCCGCTAAAAGAATTGGAATATGCATGTGAATAAAAACTATTGTGGTCACCGATAGCCTCCAGCCACACAGATTGGCCAGCCTGTGCAAAGACAACAGCTTGCAACGAGGCCGCGTCTAAGATACCTTCACTGTCAAAGTGGGTTTCAGCCAAAAGCTCATGCTTGCCATCTACTGTTAGCCAAACATCGATGTACTGCTGGTTGGTGCCGCTCCCACACAGACTGGCCGTGAAGCAGTAGGTGCCAGTGTAGGGGGCGGTGAACTTGCCTGTGGACGGGTTGTAGCCGCTGCCCTGGTTGTTGAAGACCTTGGTGGGGATGAGTACGTCTCCGTTAGATGGAGTGTAGTCTTTCAGGTGGGTGGCGTGGAAACTGACCCGCTTCGTCTTCTCGTCTGAAACAACGTTGACCCCGTTTAGACGAGAACGGAGGCACGGGACATAACTCTGAATGGAAGTCCCCTCACCCTTCCTCCACATACGCACACGTCCATGATCTCCCCATCCCAATAAATACAAAGGTATGAGaccccaagaaaaaaaaaccatgcaTAAGAACGCACAGACGGTCAGAAACACGagggcacacacgcacgcattaaCCATTTAACGCATACACgcatgtatgtacatgtatgtttgtcattgtaaagcgcttagagaatgtaaagcgctctataaatctcccatattattattattattattattattattatatgtgtTTGaccgagaaagagagacagagagggagacagaaaaACGGAGTAAGACAATCCTCGGTGTAAACGTACCATGCATGTGCTGAACCAGTTGAGCCGACACGCTGTCGATGCGAGAGTTAGTCTGGTTTGCAACGCTGTTGATCTTGGTGTAAGCTTGGTCTATAACGTCCACAAGATGCCCCTTCAGCTGGCTGTTCTCCGCCTCGAGTAACGTCAGACGGGACTTGACGTCATCAACAACGACAGAAGAACCGGTGTCAGTACTGTTGCCATGGAGACAGGCGACAGACGCGGAGCTCTGAGGAACGCGACAGGTGTAGGACCCTCCCGACACAGGGTTGTCCAGCAGCAGCAGGAACTGTCCCTCCGTGTACTGGGAGCTGGACACGGACTGACCGGACGGCGTCTGCTGAGAGATATTTTGTTCGGTAATCACAATACATAGACTACACTGCACGATATAATGCACATGCCAGTGACATAATCAAGGGTTGAATGTAGAACAAAGTTGAGTAAACCGCAACGTTCCCTTTTATTTTGTAATTCGTGACATTTTAGGATGTGTATTTTGTTCGTGAGACAGCGACATTTTACGTAAGATATGTGATAGTACTCTCAACTTTAACAAAAGAGCCGTAATGAATATTTCACTTTGTCGATCTACTTAGTGCATGGTAAACATCTCAACGTAAACGTACATCAAAGTATATATTTAGTGTTGCAAACCCTTGCTAATTACATAATTATGCATCACCCATTCCTATGCGTGGGAAGATCTTTCAAAGAACCAAATAATCAAGGAGATTGAGATGAGACAGCACGTATCGTTTCTTTCAAATGTTCTTGACTGTATTATTCTGTACACATGACAATCAACGCACGGTCCACTCCACGGTGAAGGGCGGGGTGTCAGGGTAGGTGAATGTACCACAGGCGAGCGCCACGTGCCATTGTTGTGTGGAGTTACTGAACACAGCCGCCGCCATCTGGGACGCGTGCAGCTGACCGTCTGTTGTCAATATGCCTTCTGCAATGTAGACAAGAAAAACGATCTGACTGCCAACGTTCTTATTACAAAAACGACTTCACACAGATCGGGTTTCAATGCTTTTGGGAAGGAAATACAAGGTGCTCTATAGTTAGGCTACTGATGTCCA
This region of Littorina saxatilis isolate snail1 linkage group LG8, US_GU_Lsax_2.0, whole genome shotgun sequence genomic DNA includes:
- the LOC138972180 gene encoding uncharacterized protein, which translates into the protein MGTPLYTLLLLLSVVNECRSIQWSSSALKEDAVVYVCDNSDLTLSWDVSKTTGETIVDVQWFYEGISQEMIAILSHGHLNVMPSFSGRVELTSNAGLVIHHVTSGEKGNYSVEVNAVDASGSSVTLRRKALVVIREGILTTDGQLHASQMAAAVFSNSTQQWHVALACGTFTYPDTPPFTVEWTTPSGQSVSSSQYTEGQFLLLLDNPVSGGSYTCRVPQSSASVACLHGNSTDTGSSVVVDDVKSRLTLLEAENSQLKGHLVDVIDQAYTKINSVANQTNSRIDSVSAQLVQHMHDEKTKRVSFHATHLKDYTPSNGDVLIPTKVFNNQGSGYNPSTGKFTAPYTGTYCFTASLCGSGTNQQYIDVWLTVDGKHELLAETHFDSEGILDAASLQAVVFAQAGQSVWLEAIGDHNSFYSHAYSNSFSGFLIYYDL